Proteins from one Burkholderia oklahomensis C6786 genomic window:
- a CDS encoding winged helix-turn-helix transcriptional regulator encodes MARRKDMSADDCPVARAVDAVGDRWSLLIVRDAFDGVRRFTEFQRNLGIARNMLADRLKTLVDSGVLAAAPASDGSAYQEYVLTDKGRALFPVVVALRQWGESQLFAAGEPHSRLVERRSGRPVAAMAPRTHGGRVLRPEDAIVDKLGADGER; translated from the coding sequence ATGGCCCGACGTAAAGACATGAGCGCCGACGACTGCCCCGTCGCGCGCGCGGTGGACGCGGTCGGCGATCGCTGGTCGCTCCTCATCGTGCGCGACGCGTTCGACGGCGTGCGCCGCTTCACCGAATTCCAGCGCAACCTCGGCATCGCGCGCAACATGCTCGCCGACCGGCTGAAGACGCTCGTCGATTCGGGCGTGCTCGCGGCGGCGCCCGCGTCCGACGGCTCCGCGTACCAGGAGTACGTGCTGACCGACAAGGGGCGCGCGCTCTTTCCGGTCGTCGTCGCGCTGAGGCAGTGGGGCGAGTCGCAACTGTTCGCGGCGGGCGAGCCTCATTCGCGCCTCGTCGAGCGGCGCAGCGGCCGGCCGGTGGCCGCGATGGCGCCGCGCACGCACGGCGGCCGCGTGCTGCGGCCGGAGGATGCGATCGTCGACAAGCTCGGCGCGGACGGCGAGCGCTAG
- the dpsA gene encoding non-specific DNA-binding protein DpsA has protein sequence MAKKSNATQINIGISDKDRKKIAEGLSRLLADTYTLYLKTHNFHWNVTGPMFNTLHLMFEEQYNELWLAVDLVAERIRTLGVVAPGTYREFAKLSSIPEADGVPAAEDMIRQLVEGHEAVVRTARSIFPDADAASDEPTADLLTQRLQTHEKTAWMLRSLLA, from the coding sequence ATGGCCAAGAAAAGCAACGCAACTCAGATCAACATCGGCATCAGCGACAAGGATCGCAAGAAGATCGCGGAAGGGTTGTCCCGTCTGCTCGCCGACACGTACACGCTGTACCTGAAGACGCACAACTTCCACTGGAACGTGACGGGCCCGATGTTCAACACGCTGCACCTGATGTTCGAGGAGCAGTACAACGAGCTGTGGCTCGCCGTCGATCTCGTCGCGGAGCGCATCCGCACGCTCGGCGTCGTCGCGCCGGGCACCTATCGCGAATTCGCAAAGCTGTCGTCGATTCCCGAGGCGGACGGCGTGCCGGCCGCCGAGGACATGATCCGCCAGCTCGTCGAGGGGCACGAGGCCGTCGTGCGCACCGCGCGGTCGATCTTTCCGGACGCCGACGCGGCAAGCGACGAGCCGACCGCCGATCTGCTGACGCAGCGGCTGCAGACGCACGAGAAGACCGCGTGGATGCTGCGCTCGCTGCTTGCCTGA
- the recG gene encoding ATP-dependent DNA helicase RecG has translation MPVPVRRSVADPVEADAFAEDAAPGAAARGGRASGDRRRASSGTSAERADGAPDAPDAARAPRSPAPAEFDADADADARSRPRGAAVRGRTADGRVVPAAAQAAQADRDDAPAGTAKPAKRAAKSASKSSADAAGAKSASKPVKTADKLAKLGLTRDIDLVLHLPMRYEDETTLTPVRELLPGEIAQTEGVVFDNEIAYRPRRQLLVKLRDDSDAELVLRFLNFYGSQVKQMAVGQRLRVRGDVRGGFFGLEMVHPTVKVVEADAPLPQALTPVYPSTAGVSQAYLRKAIDNALTRTPLPELLPPEVARAHLAPLDVPPLADAVRLLHHPGVGADETALIDGTHPAWTRIKFDELLAQQLSLKRAHEERRTRAAPAMPRRTRADGASLSARLYAALPFRLTAAQERVVAEIAHDLTQPHPMQRLLQGDVGSGKTVVAALAAAQAIDAGYQAALMAPTEILAEQHARKLRGWLEPLGVSVAWLAGSLKTKEKRAALEAAALGTAQLVIGTHAMIQDTVEFARLGLVIVDEQHRFGVEQRLALRAKAANAADGAAGFQPHQLMMSATPIPRTLAMTYYADLDVSTIDELPPGRTPILTRLVSDARRDEVIGRVREAALAGRQVYWVCPLIEESETLQLQTAVETYETLAAALPELKVGLVHGRLAPAEKAAVMDAFSRNDVQLLVATTVIEVGVDVPNASLMVIEHAERFGLAQLHQLRGRVGRGTAASVCVLIYSGPLSIAGRARLKTMRETTDGFEIARRDLEIRGPGEFLGARQSGAAMLRFADLENDGWLIEPAREAAARLIAGYPDVVAQHLARWLGAREQYLKA, from the coding sequence ATGCCAGTGCCCGTTCGCCGTTCCGTTGCCGATCCAGTCGAAGCCGACGCATTCGCCGAAGACGCCGCGCCGGGCGCCGCCGCGCGCGGCGGGCGGGCGTCGGGCGACCGTCGTCGAGCGTCGAGCGGGACGAGCGCCGAGCGAGCGGACGGCGCGCCCGATGCGCCCGATGCGGCACGGGCGCCGCGCTCGCCGGCCCCGGCCGAATTCGACGCCGACGCCGATGCCGACGCACGATCGCGGCCGCGCGGGGCTGCGGTGCGTGGCCGCACGGCCGACGGCCGCGTCGTGCCCGCCGCCGCGCAGGCGGCGCAGGCCGACCGCGACGACGCGCCGGCCGGAACGGCGAAGCCTGCCAAGCGCGCGGCGAAATCCGCATCGAAATCCTCCGCCGACGCGGCCGGCGCGAAATCCGCATCGAAGCCCGTGAAGACCGCCGACAAGCTCGCGAAGCTCGGCCTCACGCGCGACATCGACCTCGTCCTGCACCTGCCGATGCGCTACGAGGACGAAACGACGCTCACGCCGGTCCGCGAGCTGCTGCCGGGCGAGATCGCGCAGACGGAAGGCGTCGTGTTCGACAACGAGATCGCGTACCGCCCGCGCCGCCAATTGCTCGTGAAGCTGCGCGACGATTCGGACGCCGAGCTCGTGCTGCGCTTCCTGAACTTCTACGGCTCGCAGGTCAAGCAGATGGCGGTCGGCCAGCGGCTGCGCGTGCGCGGCGACGTCCGCGGCGGCTTCTTCGGCCTGGAGATGGTGCATCCGACGGTCAAGGTCGTCGAAGCGGACGCGCCGCTGCCGCAGGCGCTCACGCCCGTCTATCCGAGCACGGCGGGCGTGTCGCAGGCGTATCTGCGCAAGGCGATCGACAACGCGCTCACGCGCACGCCGCTGCCCGAGCTGCTGCCGCCCGAAGTCGCGCGCGCGCATCTGGCGCCGCTCGACGTGCCGCCCCTCGCCGACGCGGTGCGCCTGCTCCATCACCCCGGCGTCGGCGCGGACGAGACGGCCCTCATCGACGGCACGCACCCGGCGTGGACCCGAATCAAGTTCGACGAGCTGCTCGCGCAGCAACTGTCGCTCAAGCGCGCGCACGAAGAGCGCCGCACGCGCGCCGCGCCCGCGATGCCGCGCCGCACGCGCGCCGACGGCGCGTCGCTGTCGGCGCGCCTCTACGCGGCGCTGCCGTTCCGGCTGACGGCCGCGCAGGAGCGCGTCGTCGCCGAGATCGCGCACGATCTCACGCAGCCGCACCCGATGCAGCGCCTGCTGCAGGGCGACGTCGGCAGCGGCAAGACGGTCGTCGCGGCGCTCGCCGCCGCGCAGGCGATCGACGCCGGCTACCAGGCCGCGCTGATGGCGCCCACCGAAATCCTCGCCGAGCAGCACGCGCGCAAGCTGCGCGGCTGGCTCGAGCCGCTCGGCGTGTCGGTCGCGTGGCTTGCAGGGAGCCTGAAGACGAAGGAGAAGCGCGCGGCGCTCGAGGCGGCCGCGCTCGGCACCGCGCAGCTCGTGATCGGCACGCACGCGATGATCCAGGACACGGTCGAGTTCGCGCGGCTCGGGCTCGTGATCGTCGACGAGCAGCACCGCTTCGGCGTCGAGCAGCGGCTCGCGCTGCGCGCGAAGGCGGCGAACGCGGCCGACGGCGCGGCGGGCTTCCAGCCGCACCAGCTGATGATGTCGGCGACGCCGATCCCGCGCACGCTCGCGATGACGTACTACGCGGACCTCGACGTGTCGACGATCGACGAGCTGCCGCCCGGCCGCACGCCGATCCTGACGCGGCTCGTATCCGATGCGCGGCGCGACGAGGTGATCGGCCGCGTGCGCGAGGCGGCGCTCGCGGGCCGCCAGGTGTACTGGGTGTGTCCGCTCATCGAGGAAAGCGAGACGCTGCAGCTGCAGACGGCCGTCGAGACTTACGAGACGCTCGCCGCCGCGCTGCCGGAGCTGAAGGTCGGACTCGTGCACGGCCGGCTCGCGCCGGCGGAGAAGGCCGCCGTGATGGACGCGTTCTCGCGCAACGACGTGCAATTGCTGGTCGCGACGACGGTGATCGAAGTCGGCGTCGACGTGCCGAACGCGTCGCTGATGGTGATCGAGCATGCGGAGCGCTTCGGGCTCGCGCAGCTGCACCAGCTGCGCGGTCGGGTCGGGCGCGGCACCGCCGCGTCGGTGTGCGTGCTGATCTACAGCGGGCCGTTGTCGATCGCGGGCCGCGCACGCCTGAAGACGATGCGCGAGACGACCGACGGCTTCGAGATCGCGCGCCGCGACCTGGAGATCCGCGGCCCCGGCGAGTTCCTCGGCGCGCGCCAGTCGGGCGCGGCGATGCTGCGCTTCGCGGATCTCGAGAACGACGGCTGGCTGATCGAGCCGGCGCGCGAGGCGGCCGCGCGCCTCATCGCCGGCTACCCGGACGTCGTCGCGCAGCACCTCGCGCGCTGGCTCGGCGCGCGCGAGCAGTACCTGAAGGCCTGA
- the katG gene encoding catalase/peroxidase HPI, translated as MSNEAKCPFHHTAGSGTSNQDWWPSQLDLKILHQHSSLSDPMDKDFNYAEAFEKLDLAAVKKDLHALMTTSQDWWPADFGHYGGLFIRMAWHSAGTYRTADGRGGAGEGQQRFAPLNSWPDNANLDKARRLLWPIKQKYGRNISWADLLILTGNVALESMGFKTFGFAGGRADTWEPEDVYWGSEKIWLELSGGPNSRYSGDRDLESPLAAVQMGLIYVNPEGPDGNPDPVAAARDIRETFARMAMNDEETVALIAGGHTFGKTHGAGDASLVGAEPEAAGLEEQGLGWKSRFGSGKGADAITSGLEVVWTTTPTQWSNGFFANLFGYEWELTKSPAGAHQWVAKGADAVIPDPFDPSKKRLPTMLTTDLSLRFDPAYEKISRRFYEHPDQFADAFARAWFKLTHRDMGPRARYLGPEVPAEELLWQDPIPAVDHKLIDDADIAALKGKILASGLSVSQLVSTAWASASTFRGSDKRGGANGARIRLAPQKDWEANQPERLAKVLETLEGVQKAFNDAQTGGKKVSLADLIVLAGAAGVEQAAKNAGHAVTVPFAPGRMDASQAQTDVEAMAVLEPVADGFRNYLKGKYAIPAEVLLVDKAQLLTLTAPEMTVLLGGLRVLGANAGDAKHGVFTARPQALTNDFFVNLLDMGTEWKPVSAANEVFEGRDRATGQVKWTGTRVDLVFGSNSQLRALAEVYGSADAQEKFVRDFVAVWNKVMNLDRFDLA; from the coding sequence ATGTCGAATGAAGCGAAGTGCCCGTTCCATCACACCGCGGGCAGCGGTACGTCGAACCAGGACTGGTGGCCCAGTCAGCTCGACCTGAAGATCCTGCACCAGCACTCGTCGCTGTCCGATCCGATGGACAAGGATTTCAACTACGCGGAAGCGTTCGAGAAGCTGGACCTCGCGGCCGTGAAGAAGGATCTCCATGCGCTGATGACCACGTCGCAGGACTGGTGGCCGGCCGACTTCGGCCACTACGGCGGCTTGTTCATCCGCATGGCGTGGCACAGCGCGGGCACGTACCGCACGGCCGACGGCCGCGGCGGCGCGGGCGAAGGGCAGCAGCGCTTCGCGCCGCTCAACAGCTGGCCCGACAACGCGAACCTCGACAAGGCGCGCCGGCTGCTGTGGCCGATCAAGCAGAAGTACGGGCGCAACATCTCGTGGGCCGACCTGCTGATCCTGACCGGCAACGTCGCGCTCGAATCGATGGGCTTCAAGACCTTCGGCTTCGCCGGCGGCCGTGCGGACACGTGGGAGCCCGAGGACGTCTACTGGGGCTCGGAAAAGATCTGGCTGGAGCTGAGCGGCGGCCCGAACAGCCGCTACTCGGGCGACCGCGACCTCGAGAGCCCGCTGGCCGCCGTGCAGATGGGCCTGATCTACGTGAACCCCGAAGGTCCGGACGGCAACCCCGATCCGGTCGCCGCGGCGCGCGACATTCGCGAAACGTTCGCGCGGATGGCGATGAACGACGAAGAGACGGTCGCGCTGATCGCGGGCGGGCACACGTTCGGCAAGACTCACGGCGCGGGCGACGCGTCGCTCGTCGGCGCCGAGCCGGAAGCGGCCGGGCTCGAGGAGCAGGGCCTCGGCTGGAAGAGCCGTTTCGGCTCGGGCAAGGGCGCGGACGCGATCACGAGCGGGCTGGAAGTCGTGTGGACGACGACGCCGACGCAGTGGAGCAACGGCTTCTTCGCGAACCTGTTCGGCTACGAATGGGAGCTGACGAAGAGCCCGGCCGGCGCGCACCAGTGGGTCGCGAAGGGCGCCGACGCGGTGATTCCCGATCCGTTCGATCCGTCGAAGAAGCGGCTGCCGACGATGCTGACGACCGACCTGTCGCTGCGCTTCGATCCCGCGTACGAGAAGATCTCGCGCCGCTTCTACGAGCATCCCGACCAGTTCGCCGACGCGTTCGCGCGCGCATGGTTCAAGCTGACGCACCGCGACATGGGGCCGCGTGCGCGCTATCTCGGCCCGGAAGTGCCGGCCGAGGAACTGCTGTGGCAGGACCCGATTCCGGCCGTCGACCACAAGCTGATCGACGACGCCGACATCGCCGCGCTGAAGGGCAAGATCCTCGCGTCGGGGCTGTCCGTGTCGCAACTGGTGTCGACGGCGTGGGCGTCGGCATCGACGTTCCGCGGTTCCGACAAGCGCGGCGGCGCGAACGGCGCGCGCATCCGCCTCGCGCCGCAAAAGGACTGGGAAGCGAACCAGCCCGAACGGCTCGCGAAGGTGCTCGAGACGCTCGAAGGCGTGCAGAAGGCGTTCAACGACGCGCAGACGGGCGGCAAGAAGGTGTCGCTCGCCGACCTGATCGTGCTGGCCGGCGCGGCTGGCGTCGAGCAGGCCGCAAAGAACGCGGGCCACGCGGTGACGGTGCCGTTCGCGCCGGGTCGCATGGATGCGTCGCAGGCGCAGACCGACGTCGAGGCGATGGCCGTGCTCGAGCCGGTTGCGGACGGTTTCCGCAACTACCTGAAGGGCAAATACGCGATTCCGGCCGAGGTGCTGCTGGTCGACAAGGCGCAGTTGCTGACGCTGACCGCGCCGGAGATGACGGTGCTGCTGGGCGGCCTGCGCGTGCTGGGCGCGAACGCCGGGGATGCGAAGCACGGCGTGTTCACCGCGCGTCCGCAAGCGCTGACCAACGACTTCTTCGTGAACCTGCTCGACATGGGCACGGAATGGAAGCCCGTGTCGGCCGCGAACGAGGTGTTCGAAGGGCGCGACCGCGCGACGGGGCAGGTCAAGTGGACGGGCACGCGCGTCGACCTCGTGTTCGGCTCGAACTCGCAGTTGCGCGCGCTGGCCGAGGTCTACGGCAGCGCGGACGCGCAGGAGAAGTTCGTGCGCGACTTCGTCGCGGTCTGGAACAAGGTGATGAACCTCGACCGCTTCGACCTCGCGTGA
- the ubiA gene encoding 4-hydroxybenzoate octaprenyltransferase: MLARFPLYLRLIRMDKPIGSLLLLWPTLNALWIAAGGHPAPSLVVIFALGTLLMRSAGCAINDYADRDFDRHVKRTADRPLTSGKIRAWEAIAIAVGLALVSFLLILPLNTLTKELSVVAVFVAATYPFMKRFFAIPQAYLGIAFGFGIPMAFAAVQDTVPTIAWMMLAANVCWSVAYDTAYAMVDRDDDLKIGMRTSAITFGRHDVLAIMLCYAAMLGIYVWLGATLHFGWPYWAGWIASVGCAIYHYTLIKDRERMACFAAFKHNNWLGGALFAGIVAHYALTAL, encoded by the coding sequence ATGCTCGCCCGTTTCCCTCTCTATTTGCGGCTGATCCGGATGGACAAGCCGATCGGCAGCCTGCTGCTGCTCTGGCCGACGCTGAACGCGCTGTGGATCGCGGCCGGCGGCCATCCGGCGCCGTCGCTCGTCGTCATTTTCGCGCTTGGCACGCTGCTGATGCGCTCGGCCGGCTGCGCGATCAACGACTACGCGGATCGCGATTTCGACCGCCACGTGAAGCGCACCGCCGACCGCCCGCTCACGTCGGGCAAGATCCGCGCGTGGGAGGCGATCGCGATCGCCGTCGGTCTCGCGCTCGTGTCGTTCCTGCTGATTCTGCCGCTCAATACGCTGACGAAGGAACTGTCGGTCGTCGCGGTGTTCGTCGCGGCGACCTATCCGTTCATGAAGCGCTTCTTCGCGATTCCGCAGGCGTACCTCGGCATCGCGTTCGGTTTCGGGATCCCGATGGCGTTCGCCGCCGTGCAGGACACGGTGCCGACGATCGCATGGATGATGCTGGCGGCGAACGTGTGCTGGTCGGTCGCGTACGACACCGCGTACGCGATGGTCGATCGCGACGACGACCTGAAGATCGGCATGCGCACGTCGGCGATCACGTTCGGCCGCCACGACGTGCTCGCGATCATGCTCTGCTATGCGGCGATGCTCGGCATCTACGTGTGGCTCGGCGCGACGCTGCATTTCGGCTGGCCGTACTGGGCGGGCTGGATCGCCTCGGTCGGCTGCGCGATCTATCACTACACGCTGATCAAGGACCGCGAGCGGATGGCGTGCTTCGCCGCGTTCAAGCACAACAATTGGCTCGGCGGCGCGCTGTTCGCGGGGATCGTCGCGCACTACGCGCTGACTGCGCTGTAG
- a CDS encoding hydrogen peroxide-inducible genes activator has protein sequence MTLTELKYIVAVARERHFGRAAEACFVSQPTLSVAIKKLEDELNVQIFERGASEVSVTPIGDQIVTQAQRVLEQTFAIKEIAKQGKDPLIGPFRLGVIYTIGPYLLPTLVKQMIRRVPQMPLMLQENYTLKLLELLKQGEIDAAIMALPFPETGLMVRPLYDEPFVVALPAGHPWEARRKIDATDLKQETMLLLGNGHCFRDHVLGVCPELMHFSQTADGIQKTFEGSSLETIRHMVASGVGITVLPRMSVAEVGPHANGPDAELLSYVPFEDPVPDRRVVLVWRKSFTRMPAIDAISEAITACELPGVSKLDIPATMN, from the coding sequence ATGACGCTTACTGAACTGAAGTACATCGTCGCGGTTGCGCGCGAACGCCATTTCGGCCGGGCGGCCGAGGCCTGCTTTGTCAGCCAGCCGACGCTGTCGGTGGCGATCAAGAAGCTGGAAGACGAGCTGAACGTGCAGATCTTCGAGCGCGGCGCGAGCGAGGTGAGCGTGACGCCGATCGGCGACCAGATCGTCACGCAGGCGCAACGCGTGCTCGAGCAGACGTTCGCGATCAAGGAGATCGCGAAGCAGGGCAAGGACCCGCTCATCGGGCCGTTCCGGCTCGGCGTGATCTATACGATCGGCCCCTATTTGCTGCCGACGCTCGTCAAGCAGATGATCCGCCGCGTGCCGCAGATGCCGCTGATGCTGCAGGAGAACTACACGCTCAAGCTGCTCGAATTGCTGAAGCAGGGCGAGATCGACGCGGCGATCATGGCGCTGCCGTTTCCCGAAACGGGCCTGATGGTGCGGCCGCTGTACGACGAGCCGTTCGTCGTCGCGCTGCCGGCCGGGCATCCGTGGGAGGCGCGCCGCAAGATCGACGCGACCGACCTGAAGCAGGAGACGATGCTGCTGCTCGGCAACGGCCATTGCTTCCGCGATCATGTGCTCGGCGTGTGTCCCGAGCTGATGCACTTCTCGCAGACCGCGGACGGGATCCAGAAGACCTTCGAGGGCTCGTCGCTCGAGACGATCCGCCATATGGTCGCGAGCGGCGTCGGGATCACGGTGCTGCCGCGGATGTCGGTCGCCGAAGTGGGGCCGCATGCGAACGGCCCGGATGCCGAACTGCTGTCATACGTGCCGTTCGAGGATCCGGTGCCGGATCGGCGCGTCGTGCTCGTCTGGCGCAAGAGCTTCACGCGGATGCCGGCGATCGACGCGATCAGCGAGGCGATCACCGCGTGCGAGCTGCCCGGCGTGTCGAAGCTCGACATCCCGGCGACGATGAATTGA